In one Candidatus Planktophila vernalis genomic region, the following are encoded:
- a CDS encoding 3-isopropylmalate dehydrogenase, whose product MTIKREARRVAKVFELAVIAGDGIGPEVVNEGLKVLDVVAKKYDVTFKRTSYDLGAGYWHRTGEVLPQAILDEIATKDVILLGAVGDPTVPSGVLERGLLLKLRFAFDHYINLRPARLMPGVTGPLATKAPIDFVVVREGTEGPYVGAGGVLAEGTDAEIATEESLNTRRGAERVIRDAFERASKRERKKLTLVHKNNVLTRAGGLWTRTFNEVAKEYPTVTTDYLHVDAASMFFVTNPERFDVVVTDNLFGDILTDIAAAICGGIGLAASGNINPTGKFPSMFEPVHGSAPDIAGKNIADPTATVMSVAMMLDHLGYSDAARDVERAVAADLLARGDKKRSTSEVGDALVAAL is encoded by the coding sequence ATGACTATAAAGAGGGAAGCGCGGCGCGTGGCTAAAGTTTTTGAATTAGCCGTGATTGCTGGCGACGGAATTGGCCCTGAGGTTGTTAACGAGGGTCTAAAAGTTCTCGACGTTGTGGCAAAGAAGTATGACGTGACGTTCAAGCGCACTTCATATGACTTAGGTGCTGGGTATTGGCACCGTACAGGCGAAGTTCTTCCACAAGCTATTTTGGATGAGATTGCAACCAAGGATGTAATTTTGCTTGGCGCAGTTGGAGATCCAACTGTTCCAAGTGGAGTCCTTGAGCGCGGTCTTCTTCTTAAGCTTCGTTTTGCATTTGATCACTACATTAATTTGCGCCCTGCACGTTTAATGCCTGGTGTTACCGGACCATTAGCAACTAAGGCTCCAATTGATTTTGTAGTTGTGCGCGAAGGAACCGAAGGTCCATATGTTGGTGCAGGGGGAGTCCTTGCAGAAGGCACTGATGCAGAGATTGCAACTGAAGAAAGTTTGAATACTCGCCGCGGTGCAGAGCGTGTTATCCGTGATGCATTCGAGCGTGCTTCAAAACGTGAACGCAAGAAGCTGACTTTGGTTCACAAGAACAACGTATTAACCCGTGCTGGCGGTCTGTGGACGCGTACATTTAATGAAGTTGCTAAGGAATACCCAACTGTTACCACTGATTACTTACATGTTGATGCAGCTTCAATGTTCTTTGTGACTAACCCAGAGCGCTTTGATGTTGTTGTGACAGATAACCTTTTCGGAGACATCTTGACTGACATTGCAGCTGCAATCTGTGGTGGCATTGGATTAGCTGCTTCAGGAAATATCAACCCAACTGGAAAATTCCCATCAATGTTTGAACCAGTACATGGTTCAGCCCCAGATATTGCTGGAAAGAATATTGCAGATCCAACAGCCACAGTTATGTCAGTTGCGATGATGCTCGATCACTTGGGGTATAGCGATGCTGCACGTGATGTTGAGCGTGCAGTTGCTGCTGATTTACTAGCTCGAGGCGATAAGAAGCGAAGCACAAGTGAAGTGGGAGATGCGCTAGTCGCAGCGCTATAA
- the gatB gene encoding Asp-tRNA(Asn)/Glu-tRNA(Gln) amidotransferase subunit GatB, translated as MSLTYDDVVAKYEPVLGLEVHVELNTNSKMFCGCSTIFGAEPNTQTCPVCLALPGALPTVNEKAIESTIKIGLALNCSIAPFSRFARKNYFYPDMPKNFQISQYDEPICVNGYVDVEIETDEGPKVFRIEVERVHMEEDTGKSLHVGGATGRIHGAEYSLLDYNRAGIPLVEIVTKIVPGTGKYAPEVAKAYVAELRDILRSLGVSDVKMEQGSLRCDANVSLRLIGSDVLGTRSETKNVNSLRSVERAIRGEMIRHAERLNNGERVVQETRHFQEDTGLTRSGRSKEQAEDYRYFPEPDLVPVAPDAAWIEQLRAALPERPSIHRKRLQEQWAVPDKEMSAMINADVLDVVEATVALGAEPAKARSWWLGEISRIANEKDVAIKDLPISATDVAEIVALVNTGDLTDKLARQVVEGVIAGEGKPTAVIAARGIKVVNDDSALMAAIERACAGQPETAQKVRDGHLPAAGALIGMVMKDTKGQADAAKVRALLLAHLGQSEG; from the coding sequence ATGAGCCTGACATATGATGATGTTGTAGCAAAGTATGAACCAGTACTGGGCCTTGAAGTTCACGTCGAACTCAATACAAACTCAAAGATGTTTTGTGGCTGTTCTACTATTTTCGGAGCTGAACCAAATACACAAACGTGCCCCGTTTGTTTAGCTCTGCCAGGTGCTCTGCCAACTGTTAATGAGAAGGCGATTGAATCAACGATCAAAATAGGTCTGGCTCTGAACTGCTCCATTGCGCCCTTTAGTCGCTTTGCTCGTAAAAACTATTTCTATCCAGATATGCCAAAGAACTTCCAGATTTCACAGTATGACGAGCCAATCTGCGTTAACGGCTATGTTGATGTTGAAATTGAAACTGATGAAGGTCCAAAGGTGTTCCGCATCGAAGTAGAGCGCGTTCACATGGAAGAAGACACTGGAAAGTCTTTACACGTGGGTGGTGCTACTGGTCGCATTCATGGCGCAGAGTATTCACTTCTTGATTACAACCGTGCAGGAATCCCATTGGTTGAAATTGTGACCAAGATTGTTCCTGGCACAGGAAAATATGCCCCTGAGGTTGCAAAGGCATACGTTGCAGAGTTGCGTGACATCTTGCGCTCACTGGGTGTGAGTGATGTGAAGATGGAGCAGGGATCACTTCGCTGCGATGCAAACGTTTCATTGCGCTTAATTGGCTCTGATGTTCTTGGAACTCGCTCTGAGACTAAAAACGTTAACTCACTTCGCTCTGTTGAGCGCGCAATTCGTGGCGAAATGATTCGCCATGCTGAACGTCTCAATAATGGAGAGCGCGTTGTACAAGAGACTCGTCACTTCCAAGAAGACACCGGTTTAACTCGCTCTGGTCGCTCGAAAGAACAGGCAGAGGATTACCGTTATTTCCCAGAACCAGATTTAGTTCCAGTGGCACCAGATGCTGCATGGATTGAACAACTTCGTGCAGCTTTGCCTGAGCGACCATCCATCCATCGCAAACGTTTGCAAGAACAATGGGCAGTTCCCGATAAAGAAATGTCAGCGATGATTAACGCCGATGTATTAGATGTTGTTGAAGCAACTGTGGCACTGGGCGCTGAGCCTGCTAAAGCACGCAGCTGGTGGTTAGGTGAGATTTCTCGAATTGCTAATGAAAAAGATGTTGCAATTAAGGATCTACCTATTTCAGCTACAGATGTGGCTGAGATTGTGGCCCTTGTTAATACTGGAGATTTAACAGATAAGTTAGCTCGCCAAGTTGTTGAAGGCGTTATTGCCGGAGAAGGAAAGCCAACAGCGGTTATTGCTGCGCGCGGAATTAAAGTTGTTAACGATGATTCCGCATTGATGGCTGCAATCGAGCGGGCATGTGCTGGTCAACCTGAGACTGCGCAAAAGGTTCGCGATGGCCATTTACCAGCAGCTGGTGCATTAATTGGAATGGTTATGAAAGATACAAAGGGTCAAGCAGATGCAGCTAAAGTTCGTGCGCTTTTGTTAGCTCATCTTGGACAATCAGAAGGCTAG
- a CDS encoding tyrosine recombinase XerC codes for MSEDFEKLLTTFQRHLEVERNLSVHTVRAYMGDLTSFLEHLEKSSLTDISQLQLVHLRSWLANQQVKGASRTTISRRAVSVRLFTKWALKNKYLTSDVGAPLATPKGHRTLPEVLGIDDAKTAMDSMATRAAEDETPMTLRDVAMVEMLYATGARVAELCGLDLGDIDYNRQTIQVLGKGNKERVIPLGNPAMRALKKWLDDGRQELLNEKSEKAVFLGARGKRIDQRAVRTVVYEALSAIEGIERMGPHALRHSAATHLLEGGADLRTVQEILGHASLATTQIYTHVSTERLQKAFKQAHPRA; via the coding sequence GTGAGCGAAGATTTTGAAAAGTTACTAACTACTTTTCAACGCCATTTAGAAGTTGAACGAAACCTCTCAGTTCACACAGTCCGTGCATATATGGGGGACTTAACCTCATTTCTAGAACATCTAGAAAAAAGTAGCCTTACAGATATCTCACAGTTGCAGCTTGTTCACTTACGCTCATGGCTAGCTAATCAACAAGTCAAAGGTGCATCGCGCACAACTATTTCACGCAGAGCAGTCTCAGTGCGCTTGTTTACGAAGTGGGCGCTAAAGAACAAATACTTAACCAGTGATGTGGGTGCACCCCTTGCAACACCTAAGGGTCATCGCACATTGCCTGAAGTTTTAGGTATTGATGATGCAAAAACAGCCATGGATTCAATGGCAACACGGGCAGCAGAAGATGAGACTCCTATGACGTTGCGCGATGTCGCTATGGTGGAAATGCTTTATGCAACAGGTGCTCGCGTGGCAGAACTATGTGGTTTAGATCTAGGCGATATTGATTACAACCGCCAGACCATTCAAGTGCTCGGAAAGGGAAACAAGGAACGTGTTATTCCACTGGGCAATCCTGCGATGCGCGCACTTAAGAAGTGGCTAGATGATGGACGCCAAGAGTTACTGAATGAGAAATCTGAAAAAGCTGTTTTTCTTGGGGCCCGTGGAAAGCGAATAGATCAACGTGCAGTTAGAACCGTTGTGTATGAAGCACTCTCTGCAATTGAAGGAATAGAGCGGATGGGACCACATGCTCTTCGCCACTCTGCAGCAACGCATCTATTAGAAGGTGGTGCTGACTTGCGGACAGTGCAAGAGATTTTGGGCCATGCATCGTTGGCCACAACTCAGATTTATACACATGTATCAACTGAACGTTTACAAAAAGCTTTCAAACAGGCACATCCACGGGCATGA
- the ilvC gene encoding ketol-acid reductoisomerase, which yields MYHEEDADLSIIQGRKVAIIGYGSQGHAHALNLRDSGVDVRVGLKEGSASRAKAEAEGLRVVSVADAVKEATVIMILAPDHVQRHIYTESILPNLKDGDALFFGHGFNIRFGYIKPTASVDVCMVAPKGPGHLVRREYAAGRGVPVIVAVEQDSTGSAWPLTLSYAKAIGGLRAGGILTTFTEETETDLFGEQSVLCGGASQLVMYGFETLTEAGYQPEVAYFECLHELKLIVDLMYEGGIAKQRWSVSDTAEFGDYVSGPRVIDPHVKENMKAVLADIQSGAFAKRFIDDQEAGAPEFKSLRAKGETHPIEAVGRELRKMFSWMKQSKGDDYKEGSAARG from the coding sequence ATGTATCACGAAGAGGATGCCGATCTATCCATCATCCAGGGTCGCAAGGTCGCGATCATCGGTTACGGCTCTCAAGGACATGCGCACGCACTTAACTTGCGCGATAGCGGTGTTGATGTCCGCGTTGGACTAAAAGAAGGTTCAGCATCACGCGCTAAGGCAGAAGCTGAAGGTTTGCGTGTTGTTTCAGTAGCTGATGCAGTTAAGGAAGCAACAGTCATCATGATTTTGGCTCCTGACCATGTTCAGCGCCATATCTACACAGAATCAATTTTGCCTAACCTAAAAGATGGCGATGCTTTGTTCTTCGGGCATGGTTTCAATATTCGCTTTGGCTACATCAAGCCAACTGCATCAGTAGATGTTTGCATGGTTGCACCAAAGGGCCCAGGTCACTTAGTGCGTCGTGAGTATGCAGCAGGACGTGGAGTTCCAGTAATCGTTGCAGTTGAACAAGATTCAACTGGTAGCGCATGGCCGCTAACACTTTCATATGCAAAAGCAATTGGTGGACTTCGCGCTGGTGGAATCTTGACCACATTCACAGAAGAGACTGAAACAGATCTCTTTGGTGAGCAGTCAGTTCTTTGCGGTGGTGCTTCACAACTAGTTATGTATGGATTTGAAACACTTACTGAAGCTGGATACCAGCCTGAGGTTGCTTACTTTGAGTGCTTGCACGAACTTAAGCTCATCGTTGATTTAATGTATGAGGGTGGAATTGCAAAGCAACGCTGGTCAGTCTCTGACACAGCAGAGTTTGGTGATTATGTCTCTGGCCCACGTGTTATTGATCCACATGTTAAGGAGAATATGAAGGCAGTTCTTGCAGACATCCAAAGTGGTGCATTTGCTAAGCGCTTCATTGATGACCAAGAAGCTGGTGCTCCTGAATTTAAGTCACTTCGTGCAAAGGGTGAGACTCACCCAATCGAGGCTGTTGGCCGTGAACTTCGCAAGATGTTCTCATGGATGAAGCAGTCAAAGGGCGATGACTATAAAGAGGGAAGCGCGGCGCGTGGCTAA
- a CDS encoding branched-chain amino acid aminotransferase: MKVTLNPNAKDAATRDALVAEGGFGKYYTDHMVVCEWTEKDGWAEPELKPYGPLSLDPATAVFHYGQEIFEGMKAYRQPDGSISLFRPDANAKRFANSAKRLALPEMPEALFLETVETLVKQDAGWVPNKIGESLYIRPFMIATEVGLGVRPTNKATYILIATPAGAYFDPSKAVSVWISTEYVRAAQGGTGEAKCGGNYAASLVAQKAAAKEGCDQVVWIDAKERKWVEEMGGMNLYFVKGKGADATVITPKLTGTLLPGITRDSILSVAKDLGYKTEEVMLSIDDWRDGVSSGEITEIFACGTAAVVSPVGTAKSNMGTWVTGDGQPGVITMQIRNHLLAIQHGTTSDTHGWVRKVC; encoded by the coding sequence ATGAAAGTCACACTCAATCCAAATGCAAAAGATGCAGCAACTCGTGATGCACTTGTTGCTGAAGGTGGTTTCGGTAAGTACTACACCGATCACATGGTTGTGTGTGAGTGGACTGAAAAAGATGGCTGGGCAGAACCAGAGTTAAAGCCTTATGGTCCACTTTCTTTAGATCCAGCGACAGCAGTATTTCACTACGGTCAGGAAATCTTTGAAGGTATGAAGGCTTATCGCCAACCTGATGGTTCAATCTCACTCTTTCGCCCTGATGCAAATGCAAAGCGTTTTGCTAACTCTGCAAAACGTTTAGCTCTACCTGAAATGCCAGAGGCGTTATTTCTAGAAACAGTTGAAACTTTAGTTAAGCAAGATGCAGGTTGGGTGCCAAACAAAATTGGTGAATCTCTCTATATCCGTCCATTTATGATTGCAACAGAGGTTGGTTTGGGTGTTCGTCCAACTAACAAAGCCACATACATTCTTATTGCAACACCTGCCGGAGCCTACTTTGATCCATCAAAGGCTGTTTCTGTGTGGATTTCAACTGAATATGTGCGAGCAGCGCAAGGTGGAACAGGTGAGGCAAAGTGCGGAGGAAACTATGCAGCCTCACTCGTTGCACAAAAAGCTGCTGCGAAAGAGGGTTGCGACCAAGTTGTGTGGATTGATGCAAAAGAGCGCAAGTGGGTTGAAGAGATGGGTGGCATGAACCTTTACTTTGTTAAGGGCAAAGGCGCAGATGCAACTGTCATCACTCCAAAGTTAACTGGAACATTGCTTCCAGGGATTACCCGTGATTCGATTCTCTCTGTTGCTAAGGACCTTGGCTATAAAACTGAAGAAGTAATGCTGAGCATCGATGATTGGCGCGATGGCGTTTCATCCGGTGAAATCACTGAAATCTTTGCGTGTGGAACAGCTGCAGTTGTTTCACCGGTTGGTACTGCTAAATCAAATATGGGTACATGGGTGACTGGCGATGGCCAACCTGGTGTGATTACTATGCAAATTCGCAATCACTTACTTGCCATTCAACATGGAACAACCTCTGATACACACGGCTGGGTTCGTAAGGTCTGCTAA
- a CDS encoding acetolactate synthase large subunit has protein sequence MSQMTGASSLVASLEAAGVDVMFGIPGGAILPAYDPIFSSSIRHILVRHEQGAGHAATGYAQVTGRVGVCIATSGPGATNLVTPLADAAMDSVPVVAITGQVPSVAIGTDAFQEADIRGITMPFAKHNYLITNPADIPRAIAEAFHIASTGRPGPVLVDIAKDALQAMTDFKFPTSVNLAGYKPKSVPDNQSILDAAALITQSSKPVFYVGGGVIKANASRELLELAQLLGAPVVTTLMARGAFPDSHPLNLGMPGMHGTVAAVTALQKADLLITLGARFDDRVTGKLSTFAVNAKVIHADIDPAEIGKNRFADVAVLGDLKNTISALIPALKSALAKNQPDLTPWLHQMNSLQAAYPLGYDKPNDGTLSPQYVIERLGKISGPDAIFAAGVGQHQMWASQFVSYENPRTWLNSGGLGTMGYAVPAAMGAKVGAPDTTVWAIDGDGCFQMTNQELVTCALNNIPIKVAIINNESLGMVRQWQTLFYEGRYSNTNLESKRVPNFPMLAEAMGCVGLSCEREEDVDATIEKAMGINDQPVVIDFRVHRDAMVWPMVAAGASNDDIKIARETAPDWDSQEL, from the coding sequence ATGAGTCAAATGACTGGGGCCAGTTCACTTGTGGCATCACTTGAAGCTGCAGGCGTTGACGTCATGTTTGGAATCCCAGGCGGTGCGATCCTGCCAGCCTATGACCCAATTTTTTCTAGCTCCATCCGCCACATTCTTGTTCGCCACGAACAAGGTGCAGGACATGCTGCAACTGGTTATGCCCAAGTAACTGGTCGCGTTGGTGTGTGTATTGCTACATCAGGTCCTGGTGCAACAAATCTTGTAACACCTTTGGCCGATGCTGCAATGGATTCAGTTCCAGTTGTTGCAATTACAGGCCAGGTGCCTTCAGTTGCAATTGGTACAGATGCTTTCCAAGAAGCCGATATTCGCGGCATCACAATGCCATTTGCAAAACACAATTATTTGATTACCAACCCAGCCGATATCCCACGCGCGATCGCCGAGGCCTTCCATATTGCAAGCACAGGCCGTCCCGGCCCAGTTCTTGTGGATATTGCAAAAGATGCACTTCAAGCTATGACAGATTTCAAATTTCCAACATCTGTTAATTTGGCTGGATATAAACCAAAGTCGGTCCCAGACAATCAGTCGATTCTGGATGCGGCTGCGTTAATCACCCAATCGAGTAAGCCAGTCTTTTATGTTGGTGGCGGAGTAATCAAGGCAAATGCATCACGTGAATTGTTAGAACTTGCACAATTACTTGGTGCACCTGTTGTTACAACTCTTATGGCACGTGGCGCATTCCCAGATAGTCACCCGCTCAACCTTGGAATGCCTGGAATGCATGGAACGGTTGCTGCAGTTACAGCCCTACAAAAAGCAGATCTGCTTATCACTTTAGGTGCACGCTTTGATGACCGTGTTACAGGCAAGCTTTCAACATTTGCAGTTAATGCCAAGGTTATTCACGCAGATATCGATCCTGCTGAAATTGGTAAGAATCGCTTTGCTGATGTTGCCGTATTGGGTGATCTCAAAAACACTATCTCTGCGCTGATTCCAGCACTTAAATCAGCTCTTGCAAAGAATCAGCCTGATTTAACTCCATGGTTACACCAGATGAATTCACTTCAAGCTGCATATCCCTTGGGTTATGACAAACCAAATGATGGGACATTGTCTCCACAGTATGTAATTGAACGACTTGGAAAAATCTCAGGTCCTGATGCAATTTTTGCTGCAGGTGTTGGCCAACATCAGATGTGGGCTTCCCAGTTTGTTTCTTATGAAAATCCACGCACCTGGCTTAACTCTGGTGGCTTAGGAACTATGGGATATGCAGTTCCTGCGGCAATGGGTGCAAAAGTTGGAGCACCGGACACAACTGTGTGGGCAATCGATGGTGATGGTTGTTTCCAGATGACTAATCAAGAGCTCGTCACGTGTGCACTCAATAACATTCCAATCAAGGTTGCAATCATTAATAACGAATCTCTTGGCATGGTTCGCCAGTGGCAGACCCTGTTCTATGAAGGTCGATACTCAAACACAAACCTTGAATCTAAGCGCGTTCCTAACTTCCCAATGCTTGCAGAAGCTATGGGTTGCGTTGGTTTGAGTTGTGAGCGTGAAGAAGATGTTGATGCAACGATTGAAAAGGCAATGGGGATTAATGATCAACCCGTTGTTATTGATTTCCGAGTGCATCGCGATGCAATGGTGTGGCCAATGGTTGCAGCTGGTGCATCAAATGATGACATTAAGATCGCGCGCGAAACCGCGCCTGACTGGGATTCACAGGAGCTATAA
- the cimA gene encoding citramalate synthase, with product MPVSDAFHIYDTTLRDGAQQEGLNLSVHDKLAIARHLDDLGVGFIEGGWPGANPKDTEFFARAKKELVLKNATFVAFGATRRPNVKAADDVLLGALRDSGAPAVTLVAKAFDRHVDLALKTSLDENLEMIRDSVSHLIAEGQRVFLDAEHFFDGYRSNRAYALEVVRVAAEAGADVIALCDTNGGMLPDELSQVVHDVLTASSARLGIHCHNDTGCAVANSMAAVAAGATHVQGTLNGYGERTGNADLVTIIANLELKKHQLVLPKDSLREAFRISHAVAEVTNVSSSARQPYVGVSAFAHKAGLHASAIKVDPSLYQHEDPASVGNDMRMLVSDMAGRASIELKSQELGVDLGGDKELIGRIVDRVKEMESRGFTFEAADASFELLVHEEMIGKRPSFFTIDHWLTTVERSEDQSILTKAEVKVTAMGKQISCSGSGNGPVNAFDNALRTGLKALYPELEVLELTDYKVRILEGRLGTGAVTRVLVETSDGKGEWNTVGVHENVIAASAMALEDAVTFGLMRQGRKPE from the coding sequence ATGCCAGTCTCTGATGCATTTCATATTTATGACACCACTCTGCGCGATGGTGCGCAGCAAGAGGGATTAAATCTCTCGGTTCATGACAAGTTGGCAATCGCGCGTCATCTTGATGATCTTGGTGTTGGATTTATTGAAGGTGGATGGCCAGGGGCAAACCCAAAGGACACTGAGTTTTTTGCGCGAGCTAAAAAGGAATTAGTACTAAAGAATGCAACCTTTGTTGCATTTGGTGCCACACGTCGTCCAAACGTTAAAGCCGCCGATGATGTATTACTTGGTGCCCTGCGTGATTCAGGTGCTCCAGCAGTTACTTTGGTTGCAAAGGCTTTTGATCGCCACGTTGATTTAGCACTCAAAACTTCTCTTGATGAAAACCTAGAGATGATCCGTGACTCAGTGAGTCACTTAATTGCTGAAGGACAACGTGTATTTCTTGATGCTGAGCACTTCTTTGATGGCTATCGCAGTAACCGTGCATACGCGCTAGAAGTTGTACGCGTTGCAGCTGAAGCAGGGGCAGACGTCATTGCCTTGTGCGACACAAACGGCGGAATGTTGCCAGATGAGCTTTCACAAGTAGTCCATGATGTTTTAACTGCTAGCTCTGCTCGCCTTGGTATTCATTGCCACAACGACACAGGATGCGCAGTTGCTAACTCAATGGCTGCAGTTGCAGCAGGTGCGACGCACGTTCAAGGAACTCTTAATGGTTATGGTGAGCGCACCGGTAACGCTGATCTAGTAACAATTATTGCAAACCTAGAGTTGAAGAAGCATCAATTGGTATTACCTAAGGATTCACTGCGCGAAGCATTTAGAATCTCACATGCCGTAGCTGAAGTTACAAACGTCTCTTCTAGTGCGCGTCAGCCATATGTGGGAGTTTCAGCATTTGCTCACAAGGCAGGTCTGCACGCCAGCGCTATTAAGGTTGATCCATCCCTTTACCAACATGAAGATCCAGCATCTGTTGGAAACGATATGCGTATGTTGGTCTCTGACATGGCTGGGCGTGCATCTATTGAATTAAAGTCCCAAGAACTCGGTGTTGATCTTGGTGGAGATAAAGAACTTATCGGCCGTATCGTTGATCGCGTTAAGGAGATGGAATCTCGCGGATTCACTTTTGAAGCTGCTGATGCCTCATTTGAACTTCTAGTTCATGAAGAGATGATCGGCAAGCGTCCATCTTTCTTTACCATCGACCATTGGCTAACAACTGTTGAGCGCTCTGAAGATCAAAGCATTCTTACAAAGGCTGAAGTTAAAGTAACGGCTATGGGTAAGCAGATTTCATGTTCTGGCTCTGGTAACGGTCCCGTAAATGCATTTGATAACGCTTTGCGTACAGGATTGAAAGCTCTGTATCCAGAGTTAGAAGTTCTAGAGCTCACTGATTACAAGGTGCGCATCCTTGAGGGTCGTCTGGGTACGGGCGCAGTTACACGCGTATTAGTTGAAACGAGCGATGGCAAGGGCGAATGGAACACCGTTGGTGTGCATGAAAACGTTATTGCAGCTTCTGCAATGGCACTTGAGGACGCGGTTACCTTCGGCCTTATGCGTCAGGGACGCAAACCCGAGTAA
- the ilvD gene encoding dihydroxy-acid dehydratase — protein sequence MPNMKPRSGVVTDGLERAPARGMLRAVGMGDADWVKPQIGIASSWNEITPCNLSLDRLAKASKQGVLEAGGFPMQFGTISVSDGISMGHEGMHFSLVSREVIADSVEAVMQAERLDGMVTFAGCDKSLPGMMMAAARIDVASVFVYAGSTLPGQVDGKDVTIIDAFEAVGACARGLITQERVDQIERAICPGEGACGGMYTANTMASIGEAIGLSLPGSAAPPAVDRRRDTYAIASGAAVVELIRQGITTRDILTKQAFENAITILMALGGSTNAVLHLLAIAYEAEVDLELNDFHRIGSKVPLLGDLKPFGRFVMSDVDKVGGIPVVLKGLLDAGLLHGDVLTVTGKTMAENLKDIAPPDPDGQILRAISSPISTDIGITILGGTLASDGAVCKTAGIGIETFEGPARVFEREQAAMDALENGTIQAGDVVVIRYEGPKGGPGMREMLMITGAIKGAGLGKSTLLLTDGRFSGGSTGLCVGHVAPEAVDGGPIAFIKDGDLVRIDITKRTLDLLVDPKELEARKVGWKPLGHKYSRGVLAKYSKLVGSASKGAVCE from the coding sequence ATGCCAAACATGAAGCCACGCTCAGGTGTTGTTACTGACGGATTAGAGCGCGCCCCTGCACGTGGAATGTTACGTGCAGTTGGTATGGGTGATGCTGATTGGGTTAAACCACAAATTGGTATTGCATCTTCATGGAATGAAATTACTCCCTGCAACTTATCTTTAGATCGCCTAGCAAAAGCGTCAAAGCAAGGAGTCCTAGAAGCAGGTGGATTCCCCATGCAATTTGGAACCATCTCAGTATCTGATGGAATTTCAATGGGCCACGAAGGAATGCACTTTTCACTAGTTTCTCGTGAAGTTATTGCAGACTCTGTTGAAGCAGTTATGCAGGCAGAGCGTTTAGATGGAATGGTTACTTTTGCTGGTTGCGATAAATCTCTTCCAGGAATGATGATGGCAGCAGCTCGTATCGATGTTGCAAGTGTTTTTGTTTATGCAGGTTCAACTCTGCCAGGTCAAGTTGATGGTAAAGATGTAACAATCATTGATGCCTTTGAAGCTGTTGGAGCATGTGCACGTGGATTAATCACCCAGGAGCGTGTGGATCAAATTGAACGTGCAATCTGTCCTGGTGAGGGTGCTTGTGGCGGAATGTATACAGCAAACACCATGGCAAGTATTGGTGAAGCCATTGGGCTTTCACTTCCTGGTTCAGCTGCGCCTCCAGCTGTAGATCGCCGCCGAGATACTTATGCAATTGCATCAGGTGCTGCGGTGGTTGAACTCATTCGTCAAGGAATCACCACACGCGATATTTTGACAAAGCAAGCATTTGAAAATGCGATCACAATATTGATGGCTTTAGGTGGTTCTACTAACGCGGTTCTTCACTTACTAGCAATTGCATATGAAGCCGAAGTAGATCTTGAGCTTAATGATTTCCACCGTATTGGATCCAAGGTTCCATTGCTGGGTGATCTCAAGCCTTTTGGCCGCTTTGTTATGAGTGATGTTGATAAAGTCGGTGGAATTCCAGTTGTGTTAAAGGGATTACTTGATGCAGGCCTTCTTCATGGTGATGTTCTAACTGTCACAGGCAAAACAATGGCTGAGAATCTGAAAGATATTGCGCCGCCAGATCCAGATGGTCAGATTTTGCGTGCTATTTCATCTCCAATATCTACTGATATTGGAATTACTATTTTGGGTGGAACCCTTGCCAGCGATGGTGCAGTCTGTAAAACAGCGGGAATTGGCATAGAAACTTTTGAAGGACCTGCGCGAGTGTTCGAGCGTGAACAAGCTGCAATGGATGCACTTGAAAATGGAACGATTCAAGCCGGTGATGTTGTTGTGATTCGCTATGAGGGTCCAAAGGGTGGACCAGGTATGCGCGAGATGTTAATGATTACTGGTGCAATCAAAGGTGCAGGTCTTGGTAAATCAACTCTGCTTTTAACAGATGGTCGCTTTTCTGGTGGATCAACTGGTTTGTGCGTCGGTCACGTTGCACCTGAAGCCGTTGATGGGGGACCGATTGCATTTATTAAGGATGGCGATTTAGTGCGCATTGACATCACTAAGCGAACACTGGATTTGCTAGTGGACCCTAAGGAGCTTGAGGCTAGAAAAGTTGGCTGGAAGCCTTTGGGTCACAAATACTCCCGCGGGGTCTTGGCTAAGTATTCAAAGCTGGTCGGATCTGCATCCAAAGGCGCGGTCTGCGAGTAA